In Halorubrum sp. PV6, a single window of DNA contains:
- a CDS encoding pyridoxal-phosphate dependent enzyme translates to MNRLTCYDCGETYPFGDADRCSCGEPLWFDIDAAAVSWPDAGAKSGDATTGATPDAVAGRRGLWRYESALPATTPVGLGAAAGGTPLLRAPAIEPSDGPRIHLKLEGTNPTGSFKDRGTAVGLSRLDGPVGTVSHGNMALSVAAHAAADDREAVILVAEDTPDSRLAMIAQHDPHLFRVRGEYGRLYYDTLEHDLGVAFLNSDSPLRVAGQKTVAYEICEAFRPAVPDAIVLPVSSGGQASGVWKALRELHAAGLIDAVPRIYLAQAARCDPIAQAFERGATNVDAVRGEPTAAVSINNADPPSGNRALAAARDTDGAVVSVPEEALLAETDRLAADAGISVEPSCAVATAAVRDLTAAGELAPDEDVAVILTGSGYKYGTPGDDDPEVGEIDRTDVPDAVRGLVG, encoded by the coding sequence ATGAACCGACTGACGTGTTACGACTGCGGCGAGACGTACCCGTTCGGCGACGCCGACCGCTGTTCCTGCGGCGAGCCGCTCTGGTTCGACATCGACGCTGCGGCCGTCTCCTGGCCCGACGCCGGCGCGAAATCCGGCGACGCGACCACCGGCGCAACTCCCGACGCGGTCGCCGGGCGGCGCGGCCTCTGGCGCTACGAGTCCGCCCTCCCCGCGACGACGCCCGTCGGCCTCGGCGCGGCGGCAGGCGGCACGCCCCTCCTGCGAGCCCCGGCGATCGAACCGTCGGACGGGCCGCGAATCCACCTCAAACTCGAGGGCACCAACCCGACCGGCAGTTTCAAAGACCGGGGAACGGCCGTCGGGCTCAGCCGCCTCGACGGCCCGGTCGGGACCGTCTCGCACGGGAACATGGCCCTGAGCGTCGCCGCGCACGCGGCGGCGGACGACCGCGAGGCGGTGATCCTCGTCGCCGAAGACACGCCCGACTCCCGGCTGGCGATGATCGCCCAGCACGACCCGCACCTGTTCAGGGTTCGCGGCGAGTACGGTCGGCTGTACTACGACACCCTCGAACACGATCTGGGCGTCGCCTTTCTGAACTCCGACAGCCCCCTGCGGGTCGCCGGACAGAAGACCGTCGCGTACGAGATCTGCGAGGCGTTCCGCCCGGCGGTCCCCGACGCGATCGTCCTACCCGTCAGCAGCGGCGGGCAGGCGAGCGGCGTCTGGAAGGCGCTTCGAGAGCTGCACGCGGCGGGGCTGATCGACGCCGTACCGCGGATCTACCTCGCGCAGGCCGCGCGCTGTGACCCGATCGCGCAGGCGTTCGAACGCGGCGCGACGAACGTCGACGCCGTTCGAGGCGAGCCGACGGCCGCCGTCTCGATCAACAACGCCGATCCGCCGAGCGGGAACCGGGCGCTGGCGGCGGCCCGCGACACCGACGGGGCGGTCGTGTCCGTCCCGGAGGAGGCGTTGCTGGCCGAGACGGATCGGCTCGCGGCCGACGCCGGGATATCGGTCGAACCGTCCTGCGCCGTGGCGACCGCGGCCGTCCGCGATCTCACGGCGGCCGGCGAACTCGCGCCCGACGAGGACGTCGCCGTGATCTTGACCGGGTCGGGGTACAAGTACGGGACGCCCGGCGACGACGACCCGGAGGTCGGCGAGATCG
- a CDS encoding NAD(P)-dependent oxidoreductase: MALTPPDLSGSTAFITGTTRGIGKQLALALADCGCNVVSTGKTTDDDEAELDGTIEQTAREVRDRGVEALALELDLRDEDRVEAVVEEAIDHFGEVDIVINNASAIQLANVADLPANRFDLLTDVNVRGTHLVAHAFADHLAELDEAWLLSNSPPVVTDRSPGKAPYAWSKLGMSFITLSLAKELNSADVGCNTFWPVTAIDTRATRYFGLGTEDDWRTPEIVSDAALEILSRDPASCTGNSFYDEDLLREAGVTDFSAYNLTEGDPAPMSAQMFDPAFEREV; encoded by the coding sequence ATGGCACTTACGCCCCCCGATCTTTCGGGCTCGACGGCCTTCATCACGGGCACGACCCGCGGTATCGGCAAACAGCTCGCCCTCGCGCTCGCCGACTGCGGCTGTAACGTCGTCTCGACGGGCAAGACGACCGACGACGACGAGGCCGAACTCGACGGCACCATAGAGCAGACGGCCCGCGAGGTTCGCGACCGCGGCGTCGAGGCGCTCGCGCTCGAACTCGACCTCCGCGACGAGGACCGCGTTGAGGCGGTCGTCGAGGAGGCGATAGACCACTTCGGCGAGGTCGACATCGTCATCAACAACGCGAGCGCCATCCAACTGGCCAACGTCGCCGACCTGCCGGCGAACCGATTCGACCTGCTGACCGACGTGAACGTCCGGGGTACCCACCTCGTCGCACACGCGTTCGCCGACCACCTCGCCGAACTCGACGAGGCGTGGCTCCTGTCGAACTCGCCGCCGGTCGTGACCGACCGCTCTCCGGGGAAGGCGCCGTACGCGTGGTCCAAACTCGGGATGTCGTTTATCACGCTCTCGCTCGCCAAGGAGCTGAACAGCGCCGACGTCGGCTGTAACACCTTCTGGCCGGTGACCGCCATCGACACCCGCGCGACCCGGTACTTCGGGCTCGGCACCGAGGACGACTGGCGCACCCCGGAGATCGTCTCCGACGCGGCGCTCGAAATCCTCTCCCGCGACCCCGCGAGTTGCACGGGCAACAGCTTCTACGATGAGGACCTGCTCCGCGAGGCCGGCGTCACCGACTTCTCGGCGTACAACCTCACCGAGGGCGATCCGGCACCGATGTCGGCACAGATGTTCGACCCGGCGTTCGAACGCGAGGTCTGA
- a CDS encoding Lrp/AsnC family transcriptional regulator: MSHRLDEIDRQIVHALMSDARNTSAPMIAEEMNVSAGTVRNRIERLEEAGVIRGYTAIVDFEQADGRLTSVFMCTVPADERERLALAARSIPGVINVRVLMAGRRDLQVVAVGEETSDLREIARALSGLDIRIEDEELLQSELHTPYSRFLSDDSRKSVVTDTVTLADGSAVIEVCVTDDAPIVGQSPAAARSEGLLPSTTVVTSIERDGSIIHPVDDTAIQPNDVVTVLPKESSDEAVLDAFLADDAATLST, from the coding sequence GTGAGCCACCGACTCGACGAGATAGACCGACAGATCGTCCACGCGCTGATGTCGGACGCGAGGAACACCTCCGCGCCGATGATCGCGGAGGAGATGAACGTGTCCGCGGGGACGGTCCGCAACCGGATCGAGCGGTTAGAGGAGGCGGGCGTGATCCGCGGCTACACCGCAATCGTCGACTTCGAGCAGGCCGACGGGCGGCTCACGTCGGTCTTTATGTGCACCGTCCCGGCGGACGAGCGCGAGCGGCTGGCGCTCGCGGCCCGGTCGATTCCGGGCGTCATCAACGTGCGCGTGCTGATGGCGGGACGCCGCGACCTGCAGGTGGTCGCGGTCGGCGAGGAGACGAGCGACCTCCGCGAGATTGCGCGCGCGCTCTCGGGACTCGACATCCGCATCGAGGACGAGGAACTGCTCCAGTCCGAGCTACACACGCCGTACTCGCGGTTCCTCAGCGACGACAGCAGGAAGTCGGTCGTCACGGACACCGTCACCCTCGCGGACGGGAGCGCCGTGATCGAGGTGTGCGTCACCGACGACGCGCCGATCGTGGGACAGTCGCCCGCGGCGGCCCGGTCCGAGGGCCTCCTCCCGAGCACGACCGTCGTGACGTCCATCGAGCGCGACGGCTCCATCATCCACCCGGTCGACGACACGGCCATCCAACCGAACGACGTGGTGACCGTGCTGCCGAAAGAGTCGTCCGACGAGGCCGTCCTCGACGCGTTCCTCGCGGACGACGCCGCGACGCTGTCGACGTAA
- a CDS encoding universal stress protein has translation MVDTILVPIELPDPEPLSPVLVDDLSSLEVVLLGHYGLPEQTPAASARDQFGADAQATLDEVAERFAEAGAAVRTRLVFGKDRAAAIQEVAAEEDCVAELDPAPTDGIERILVPLPDVAEVDRLPTFIRILCEDSTGQITLFHVVEGEERREQGEAVVTETREQLIADGFDPDEVDTRVVEGEEHDEEILRVAAEYDAVVMYEAESRLGDRLFGTLPDRIANQTGDPVIVVNRDY, from the coding sequence ATGGTAGACACGATCCTCGTTCCGATCGAACTTCCCGATCCCGAGCCGTTGTCGCCGGTTCTCGTGGACGACCTCTCGTCGCTTGAGGTGGTGCTCCTCGGTCACTACGGGCTCCCGGAGCAGACGCCGGCGGCGTCCGCGCGCGACCAGTTCGGCGCGGACGCGCAGGCGACGCTCGACGAGGTGGCCGAGCGCTTCGCCGAGGCGGGCGCCGCCGTCCGGACGCGACTCGTGTTCGGCAAGGACCGGGCGGCCGCCATCCAGGAGGTGGCCGCCGAAGAGGACTGCGTGGCCGAACTCGACCCCGCCCCGACCGACGGCATCGAGCGGATCCTCGTCCCGCTTCCGGACGTCGCCGAGGTCGACCGCCTGCCGACGTTCATCCGGATCCTCTGTGAGGACTCGACCGGACAGATCACCCTCTTCCACGTCGTCGAGGGCGAGGAGCGGCGCGAGCAGGGGGAAGCGGTGGTCACGGAGACGCGCGAACAGCTGATCGCGGACGGATTCGACCCCGACGAGGTCGACACGCGGGTCGTGGAGGGCGAGGAACACGACGAGGAGATTCTCAGGGTCGCCGCCGAGTACGACGCCGTCGTGATGTACGAGGCCGAGTCGCGGCTGGGCGACCGACTCTTCGGAACCCTCCCCGACCGGATCGCGAATCAGACCGGCGACCCGGTGATCGTCGTCAACCGAGACTACTGA
- a CDS encoding DUF445 family protein, whose amino-acid sequence MVSPARVDAITDIAYGALIILSIVLIATLNANNIGVAFGIGVFASYVVHVVWKMARFDPDWMTREVADQVGKEVEKSVGETVNKEVEKSVGETVNKEVEKTVGDTVSKEVEKSVGETVSKEVEKTVGDTVSKEVEKSVGETVSKEVEKTVGDTVSKEVEKSVGETVEKTVGEKVEETVGEKVEETVGEKVEETVGETVEKTVGETVEKTVEETVGEKVEETVGEKVEETVGETVEKTVDETVGEKVEETVGETVEKTVEETVDETVGEKVEETVEETVGETVEKTVEETVGEKVEETVEKTVDEKVDEKVEETVDKKVEETVDDKQTDDKQTDDKQTDDE is encoded by the coding sequence ATGGTAAGCCCCGCCCGCGTCGACGCGATCACCGACATCGCCTACGGTGCGCTGATCATCCTCTCGATCGTCCTCATCGCGACGCTCAACGCGAACAACATCGGCGTGGCGTTCGGGATCGGCGTGTTCGCCTCTTACGTCGTTCACGTCGTCTGGAAGATGGCCCGGTTCGACCCCGACTGGATGACCCGCGAGGTCGCCGATCAAGTCGGCAAAGAGGTGGAAAAGAGCGTGGGCGAGACGGTCAACAAGGAAGTCGAGAAGAGCGTGGGCGAGACGGTCAACAAGGAAGTCGAGAAGACGGTCGGTGACACGGTGAGCAAGGAGGTCGAAAAGAGCGTGGGCGAGACCGTGAGCAAGGAGGTGGAGAAGACGGTCGGCGATACGGTGAGCAAAGAGGTCGAGAAGAGCGTGGGCGAGACCGTGAGCAAAGAGGTGGAGAAGACGGTCGGCGACACGGTGAGCAAGGAGGTCGAAAAGAGCGTGGGCGAGACGGTCGAGAAGACCGTCGGCGAGAAGGTAGAGGAGACCGTCGGCGAGAAGGTAGAGGAGACCGTCGGTGAGAAGGTAGAGGAGACCGTCGGCGAGACGGTCGAGAAGACGGTCGGCGAAACAGTCGAGAAGACGGTCGAAGAGACGGTCGGCGAGAAAGTCGAAGAGACAGTCGGCGAGAAAGTCGAAGAGACAGTCGGCGAAACGGTCGAGAAGACGGTAGACGAGACGGTCGGCGAGAAAGTCGAGGAGACCGTCGGCGAAACGGTCGAGAAGACGGTTGAGGAGACGGTAGACGAGACGGTCGGCGAGAAAGTAGAAGAGACCGTCGAGGAGACAGTCGGCGAAACAGTCGAGAAGACGGTCGAGGAGACGGTCGGCGAAAAAGTCGAGGAGACGGTCGAGAAGACGGTAGACGAGAAGGTCGACGAGAAGGTAGAGGAGACCGTCGACAAGAAGGTCGAAGAGACGGTCGACGACAAGCAGACCGACGACAAGCAGACCGACGACAAGCAGACCGACGACGAGTAA
- a CDS encoding tRNA (guanine(26)-N(2))-dimethyltransferase — protein MDIEEGGLTVSVPEARDGASEGTGGGVFFNPTQELNRDITVAVLRAYRDREPRAASYLDAMAASGVRGVRAAAEGYDVTCADVDPDAVELAAENLAANDLDGDTVHRDVNALLYENVFDVVDLDPYGTPIPFADAALANARNLVCVTATDTAPLCGAHLQSGIRKYGAVPRNTDYHPEMGLRTLISALVRTAARYDKAARPIVSHVSRHYARTYLELDSGAQAADACIDELGYVDHCEDCLWREATRGLIADPVERCPVCDGDRVLTAGPLWLGPVADPDFTRAVRGHVTDDMGEAKRARKLLGTVARELDTPTHYDQHRLYKAWGEAAIGMDEFVERLRGAGHEASRAHYRGTAVKSGASIPEMRAAVLDD, from the coding sequence ATGGACATCGAGGAGGGCGGTCTCACCGTTTCCGTTCCGGAGGCCCGCGACGGCGCCAGCGAGGGCACCGGCGGCGGCGTCTTTTTTAACCCCACCCAAGAGCTGAACCGCGACATCACCGTCGCGGTGCTGCGCGCGTACCGCGACCGCGAGCCGCGAGCGGCCTCGTATCTCGACGCGATGGCGGCCTCCGGCGTCCGGGGCGTCCGCGCCGCCGCCGAGGGGTACGACGTGACGTGCGCGGACGTGGACCCGGACGCGGTCGAACTGGCCGCCGAGAACCTCGCCGCGAACGACCTCGACGGCGACACCGTCCACCGCGACGTCAACGCGCTGTTGTACGAGAACGTCTTCGACGTCGTCGACCTGGACCCGTACGGGACGCCGATCCCCTTCGCCGACGCCGCGCTGGCGAACGCGCGCAACCTCGTCTGCGTCACGGCGACCGACACCGCCCCCCTCTGTGGCGCCCACTTACAGAGCGGCATCCGCAAGTACGGCGCGGTCCCGCGGAACACCGATTACCACCCCGAGATGGGGCTTCGGACGCTGATCTCCGCGCTGGTCCGGACCGCCGCGCGCTACGACAAGGCGGCGCGACCGATCGTGTCGCACGTCTCGCGACACTACGCGCGGACCTACCTCGAACTGGACTCCGGCGCGCAGGCGGCCGACGCCTGCATCGACGAACTCGGCTACGTCGACCACTGCGAGGACTGCCTCTGGCGCGAGGCGACCCGCGGGCTGATCGCGGACCCCGTCGAGCGCTGTCCCGTCTGTGACGGCGACCGCGTGCTCACCGCCGGACCGCTCTGGCTCGGCCCCGTCGCAGACCCCGACTTCACCCGCGCCGTCCGCGGACACGTCACCGACGACATGGGGGAGGCGAAGCGCGCCCGGAAGCTGCTCGGAACCGTCGCCCGCGAACTCGACACGCCCACCCACTACGACCAGCACCGACTGTACAAGGCGTGGGGCGAGGCGGCCATCGGGATGGACGAGTTCGTCGAGCGCCTCCGGGGCGCGGGCCACGAGGCGAGCCGCGCGCACTACCGCGGGACCGCGGTCAAAAGCGGCGCGTCGATCCCAGAGATGCGCGCGGCGGTCCTCGACGACTGA
- a CDS encoding YihY/virulence factor BrkB family protein, translating to MSRRMTTAAGTARRVVDTALDRRVTFLAAAIAYYAFVSLIPALLLLVVVASVAFGESIAAELVAATGDFLTPAGEEAVAAAVSSAGGRTGASLLGVAVLLWSTLKVFRGLDTAFVELYGVEEAPGFVKQVTNAASVVLGVGLGIGVMVAVGAFVAAADAVPLVEAASVFALPVVLAVVFFPMYYLVPQLTIGVREAVPGAVFAAVGWTLLQAGFQVYAAGAGQYQVYGVIGGVLLLVTWLYLAAVVVVVGGVVNVVLSGRGGGAVARDHDADRQLQHDRGRPTGMNGESDGAADAGDEERPAGAPDVAALQEEVRRLRTEFDAFEDDVEERTVDKPAVESELKRYVRSRMRRGHARGWGPYLVLLYGTVLILGAFSFLDGLYAIAAMLILGLSTLGLYTLFILVGVGLNLLETPGKALDYARDRGDD from the coding sequence GTGTCCCGTCGCATGACCACCGCCGCCGGAACCGCTCGCCGCGTCGTCGACACCGCGCTCGACCGCCGCGTGACGTTTCTCGCGGCCGCCATCGCCTACTACGCGTTCGTCTCGCTCATCCCCGCGCTGCTCCTGCTCGTCGTCGTCGCCAGCGTGGCGTTCGGAGAGTCGATAGCCGCGGAGTTGGTCGCCGCGACCGGCGACTTCCTGACGCCGGCCGGCGAGGAGGCCGTCGCCGCGGCCGTCTCCAGCGCCGGCGGGCGGACCGGCGCGAGCCTGCTCGGGGTGGCGGTGCTGCTCTGGTCGACGCTCAAGGTGTTCCGCGGGCTCGACACGGCGTTCGTCGAGCTGTACGGCGTCGAAGAGGCGCCGGGGTTCGTCAAGCAGGTCACGAACGCCGCCTCCGTCGTCCTCGGCGTCGGTCTCGGTATCGGGGTGATGGTCGCCGTCGGCGCGTTCGTCGCGGCCGCCGACGCGGTCCCGCTGGTGGAGGCCGCGAGCGTGTTCGCGCTGCCGGTCGTCCTCGCCGTCGTCTTCTTCCCGATGTACTACCTCGTGCCGCAGTTGACCATCGGCGTCCGCGAGGCGGTTCCCGGAGCCGTCTTCGCGGCCGTCGGGTGGACGCTGTTACAGGCCGGCTTCCAAGTGTACGCCGCGGGCGCCGGGCAGTACCAGGTGTACGGAGTGATCGGCGGCGTCCTCCTCCTCGTCACGTGGCTGTACCTCGCGGCCGTCGTCGTCGTGGTCGGCGGCGTGGTCAACGTCGTGCTGTCGGGACGGGGCGGTGGCGCCGTCGCCCGCGACCACGACGCGGACCGGCAGTTACAACACGACCGCGGCCGACCCACGGGTATGAACGGTGAGTCGGACGGCGCGGCCGACGCCGGCGACGAGGAGCGCCCGGCGGGGGCGCCGGACGTGGCGGCGCTACAGGAGGAAGTGAGGCGGCTGCGGACAGAGTTCGACGCGTTCGAGGACGACGTCGAAGAACGCACCGTCGACAAGCCGGCCGTCGAGTCGGAACTCAAGCGATACGTTCGCTCGCGGATGCGCCGCGGTCACGCTCGGGGGTGGGGGCCGTACCTCGTCCTCTTGTACGGGACGGTGCTGATTCTCGGGGCCTTCTCGTTTCTCGACGGGCTCTACGCCATCGCCGCGATGCTCATCCTCGGGCTCTCGACGCTCGGGCTGTACACGCTCTTCATCCTCGTCGGCGTCGGCCTCAACCTGCTCGAAACGCCCGGCAAAGCGCTCGACTACGCCCGCGACCGTGGCGACGACTGA
- a CDS encoding phosphatase PAP2 family protein: MSGPAAAGPVAPGLVSAERGVGEIALVDALPEAVVVVFAAVTHLADPWFLFGLLAVGYWFGGGRVAGSPRRAGATAIAAVTCAYAATALGKAWFAVPRPPGAVGPADVPAWLPGLLSAWYEGQVLSDGFGFPSGHATGAAAAYLALALVYDRAWTPGRRYLAAGAVAVAVAASRVVIEVHYLVDVLAGLAVGVGVVLGALWLAGDPRLGRSGEASDGATDALDPTLPFLSAAVVSAGALAVAVAGGHTGEVVEAGIGIATGAGGAIGWRFVDGDEPAVPIRIALPALVVTGGLWVGAYVASESLAVTLAATTAVVVAVVALPALPSRVESLGAS, from the coding sequence ATGAGCGGCCCCGCTGCGGCTGGCCCCGTCGCGCCGGGACTCGTCTCCGCGGAGCGCGGCGTCGGCGAGATCGCCCTCGTCGACGCGCTCCCGGAGGCCGTCGTCGTCGTCTTCGCCGCCGTGACGCACCTCGCCGACCCGTGGTTCCTGTTCGGCCTCCTGGCCGTCGGCTACTGGTTCGGCGGCGGCCGGGTGGCGGGCTCGCCGCGCCGGGCCGGGGCGACCGCCATCGCCGCCGTCACCTGCGCGTACGCCGCCACCGCGCTCGGAAAGGCGTGGTTCGCGGTTCCCCGGCCGCCCGGCGCGGTCGGCCCCGCTGACGTGCCGGCGTGGCTGCCGGGGCTCCTCTCTGCGTGGTACGAGGGACAGGTCCTCTCCGACGGCTTCGGGTTCCCGAGCGGCCACGCGACCGGCGCGGCGGCCGCGTACCTCGCGCTGGCGCTCGTCTACGACCGCGCGTGGACCCCCGGACGCCGGTACCTCGCGGCCGGGGCCGTCGCCGTCGCGGTCGCGGCCTCCCGAGTCGTGATCGAGGTCCACTACCTCGTCGACGTGCTCGCGGGGTTGGCCGTGGGCGTCGGGGTCGTCCTCGGCGCGCTGTGGCTCGCCGGCGACCCGCGGCTCGGACGGTCCGGCGAGGCGAGCGACGGGGCGACAGACGCGCTCGACCCGACGCTGCCGTTTCTGTCGGCGGCGGTCGTCTCGGCCGGCGCGCTCGCGGTCGCCGTCGCGGGCGGTCACACCGGCGAGGTCGTCGAGGCGGGCATCGGCATCGCCACCGGCGCGGGCGGCGCGATCGGGTGGCGGTTCGTCGACGGCGACGAACCCGCAGTCCCGATCCGGATCGCGCTTCCCGCCCTCGTCGTCACCGGCGGGCTCTGGGTGGGCGCGTACGTGGCCTCGGAGTCGCTCGCGGTCACGCTGGCCGCGACGACCGCCGTCGTCGTCGCCGTCGTCGCGCTCCCGGCGCTCCCGAGCCGGGTCGAGTCGCTGGGCGCGTCGTAA
- a CDS encoding aldo/keto reductase, translated as MEYTTLGDTGTTVSKLCLGCMSFGDPDWREWVLDEDEGKAIVERALELGINFFDTANMYSNGESERVLGEALDGHREESVVATKAYFQMDESDPNSGGLSRKAIEQELENSLDRLGMETIDLYQIHRWDDQTPIEETLAALDDAVRRGKVRHIGASSMWAHQFAAALHASEREGYDRFATMQNHYNLAYREEEREMLPLCEREGIGVMPWSPLARGYLTRPHDDVDATLRGETEEHLYEHPYQEGGGPAVNERVAELADEKGVKMAQIALAWLFHKPWVDTPIVGTTSVEHLEDAVEALDIDLSDSDIEWLEAPYEPVRVSGHE; from the coding sequence ATGGAGTACACGACGCTCGGCGACACCGGGACGACCGTCTCGAAACTCTGTCTCGGCTGTATGAGCTTCGGCGACCCGGACTGGCGCGAGTGGGTCCTCGACGAAGACGAAGGGAAGGCCATCGTCGAGCGCGCGCTCGAACTCGGTATCAACTTCTTCGACACCGCCAACATGTACTCGAACGGCGAGTCGGAGCGCGTCCTCGGAGAGGCGCTGGACGGCCATCGCGAGGAGAGCGTCGTCGCCACGAAGGCGTACTTCCAGATGGACGAGTCGGACCCCAACTCGGGCGGGCTCTCGCGGAAGGCCATCGAACAGGAACTGGAGAACAGCCTCGACCGGCTCGGGATGGAGACGATCGATCTGTATCAGATCCACCGCTGGGACGACCAGACGCCAATCGAGGAGACGCTCGCCGCGCTCGACGACGCGGTGCGGCGCGGGAAGGTTCGTCACATCGGGGCCTCGTCGATGTGGGCCCATCAGTTCGCGGCTGCGCTCCACGCCAGCGAGCGCGAGGGGTACGACCGGTTCGCCACCATGCAGAACCACTACAACCTCGCGTACCGCGAGGAGGAGCGCGAGATGCTCCCGCTCTGCGAGCGGGAAGGGATCGGCGTCATGCCATGGAGCCCGCTCGCGCGGGGGTACCTCACCCGCCCGCACGACGACGTGGACGCGACGCTCCGCGGGGAGACCGAAGAACACCTGTACGAACACCCGTACCAGGAGGGCGGCGGCCCCGCGGTCAACGAGCGCGTCGCGGAACTCGCCGACGAGAAGGGCGTGAAGATGGCCCAGATCGCGCTGGCGTGGCTGTTCCACAAGCCGTGGGTCGACACGCCCATCGTCGGTACGACCAGCGTCGAACACCTCGAAGACGCCGTCGAGGCGCTCGACATCGACCTGTCCGACTCGGATATCGAGTGGCTCGAAGCGCCGTACGAGCCGGTCCGCGTCTCGGGCCACGAGTAG
- a CDS encoding cryptochrome/photolyase family protein: protein MSDRSVCWLLGDQLNPDLDAVADADEVLLIEAHEFADRKPYHAHKLTLVFSAMRHARDTLRERGHEVTYVQADSFGEGVAEFLAERPDARLRLMRPASHGAADRLQELVTDRGGSLELLDNELFWTTPADWRDWAGETDEAGPLVDDDGSADRRYRQESWYRHVRRETGVLMDGDEPVGGEWNYDDLNQETPPDDWEPPERPCFEPDALTRETHAWVRERFDTWGNDSLDGFAWPVTRDEAQAALDAFVRDRLPSFGRYEDAMVTGEPFLSHSLLSPAINLGLLDPREPVRAATAAYEERGVEPGGYEPAEDAASGAAATTLDAFAPDDTDSAADREPAPVPLNAVEGFIRQILGWREFMRHVYREAMPALASANQLEQSRNLPPAYWDGDTEMRCLSEAVDHVREYGYAHHIERLMVLSNFALIYGADPGEVNEWFHLGFVDAYHWVTTPNVVAMGSFGTDVLSSKPYASSGNYVNRMSDHCASCPYAVSRTTGEGACPFNALYWDFLKENEETLRGTGRMGLMYSHVDNKDEEEWTAIRERAAAVRELAANGEL, encoded by the coding sequence ATGAGCGACAGATCCGTGTGTTGGCTGCTTGGCGATCAGCTCAACCCAGACCTCGACGCGGTCGCCGACGCCGACGAGGTGTTACTGATCGAGGCCCACGAGTTTGCCGACCGGAAGCCGTACCACGCCCACAAGTTGACCCTCGTGTTCTCGGCGATGCGCCACGCGCGCGACACGCTCCGGGAGCGCGGCCACGAGGTGACGTACGTTCAGGCCGACTCGTTCGGCGAGGGCGTGGCCGAGTTTCTCGCAGAGCGCCCCGACGCACGCCTCCGGCTCATGCGACCCGCGAGCCACGGGGCGGCCGACCGGCTGCAGGAACTCGTCACCGACCGCGGCGGCTCGCTGGAACTGCTGGACAACGAACTGTTCTGGACGACGCCGGCCGACTGGCGCGACTGGGCGGGCGAGACGGACGAGGCTGGGCCTCTCGTCGACGACGACGGGAGCGCCGACAGACGCTACCGCCAGGAGAGCTGGTACCGCCACGTCCGCCGCGAGACGGGCGTGCTGATGGACGGCGACGAGCCGGTCGGCGGCGAGTGGAACTACGACGACCTGAACCAGGAGACGCCTCCGGACGACTGGGAGCCGCCGGAGCGGCCGTGCTTCGAGCCGGACGCGCTCACCCGCGAGACCCACGCGTGGGTCCGCGAGCGGTTCGACACGTGGGGTAACGACTCGCTCGACGGGTTCGCGTGGCCGGTCACGCGGGACGAGGCGCAGGCGGCGCTCGACGCGTTCGTCCGCGACCGGCTCCCGTCGTTCGGGCGGTACGAGGACGCGATGGTGACGGGCGAGCCGTTCCTCTCGCACTCGCTGCTCTCGCCGGCTATCAACCTCGGCCTCCTCGACCCGCGCGAGCCCGTTCGGGCGGCGACGGCGGCGTACGAAGAGCGCGGCGTCGAACCGGGCGGGTACGAGCCGGCAGAGGACGCCGCGAGCGGCGCCGCGGCGACGACGCTCGACGCCTTCGCGCCGGACGACACCGACTCGGCGGCCGACCGCGAGCCCGCTCCGGTCCCGCTCAACGCGGTGGAGGGGTTTATCAGGCAGATACTCGGCTGGCGCGAGTTCATGCGACACGTCTACCGCGAGGCGATGCCGGCGCTGGCGTCGGCCAATCAGCTGGAGCAGTCGCGGAACCTCCCGCCCGCCTACTGGGACGGCGACACGGAGATGCGGTGTCTCTCCGAGGCCGTCGACCACGTCCGCGAGTACGGCTACGCCCATCACATCGAGCGACTGATGGTGCTTTCGAACTTCGCGCTGATCTACGGCGCCGACCCGGGCGAAGTGAACGAGTGGTTCCACCTCGGCTTCGTCGACGCCTACCACTGGGTGACGACGCCGAACGTGGTCGCGATGGGGTCGTTCGGGACCGACGTGCTCTCCTCGAAGCCGTACGCGTCGTCGGGGAACTACGTGAACCGCATGAGCGACCACTGCGCCTCGTGTCCGTACGCGGTCTCGCGGACGACGGGCGAGGGCGCGTGCCCGTTCAACGCGCTCTACTGGGACTTCCTGAAGGAAAACGAGGAGACGCTCCGGGGCACCGGCCGGATGGGACTGATGTACTCACACGTCGACAACAAAGACGAGGAGGAGTGGACCGCGATCCGCGAGCGGGCGGCCGCGGTCAGAGAGCTGGCGGCGAACGGGGAGCTGTGA